Genomic window (Gelria sp. Kuro-4):
AGCTCTTTCCGGGCCACCTGAAAGAACCTGCACAAAAGGGGACCGCTTTAGTACCGCCCTCCTCCGACGGCGCACGACCTGACCTTGAAGAGCAGGGTTCAGGTCCGGGGAACGAGGATCAGGAAGGAGAAACCGTATGACAGATAAACTGGTCTTGGAACAGGTGAGTAAAGAGGTGGGTGGACAGGCGCTGCTTGAGAACATCTCCTTTGCCGTACCGGCAGGCAGCATCCTGGCGCTGATCGGGCCTTCTGGTGCCGGCAAGAGCACTCTGCTCAGCCTGCTCAACCGCCTGGAAGACCCAACCGGCGGCAGCATCCGCCTGGATGGAGTGGACATCCGTGCCCTGGACGTGCTTGTCCTCCGGCGCCGGGTAGGGATGGTGTTTCAGCGCCCCTCCCTGTTCCCGGGCACGGTGGCAGCCAACATCACCTATGGTCCGGCGCTGCGGGGCGAAAAACCCGCGCAGGCGGCAGAAGAGTATCTAAAAGAAGTCGGTCTGCCGCCGGAGTTCGCCGCGCGCGACGCACAGAACCTGTCCGGCGGCGAGGAACAGCGGGTCGCCCTGGCCCGCGCCCTGGCTAACGGCCCGGAGGTACTGCTCCTCGACGAGCCGACCGCCGCGCTGGACAAGACGGCCGCCCACCAGGTAGAGGAACTCATCGCCCGGATCTGCCGGCAGCGCGGGCTGACAGCCCTTTGGGTCACCCA
Coding sequences:
- a CDS encoding phosphate ABC transporter ATP-binding protein, with protein sequence MTDKLVLEQVSKEVGGQALLENISFAVPAGSILALIGPSGAGKSTLLSLLNRLEDPTGGSIRLDGVDIRALDVLVLRRRVGMVFQRPSLFPGTVAANITYGPALRGEKPAQAAEEYLKEVGLPPEFAARDAQNLSGGEEQRVALARALANGPEVLLLDEPTAALDKTAAHQVEELIARICRQRGLTALWVTHDLEQARRVSDRVVLIVGGCKVEEGATADFFLSPQTETGRAFLAGRLAENSGEVH